From the Acidimicrobiales bacterium genome, the window GGTGTTTGCGGGTTCCGCCCCGGACGGTCAGCCTCGTAACCCCGGCGGTTGGCGAAGCGGTGTGCGGTGTTCTCGAGGATCAGCTCGATCTGCGCGGGAGTCAGGCGCGGATTGGCCTGCAGCATGAGGGCGACCGTGCCGGCAACGGCCGGCGCCGCCATCGACGATCCGGAGAGTGTGCGGTAGTTGAGGCTCGATGCCAGCGCGCGCTCGTTGCCCTCAATCCTGCCGATGTCGCCGTCGAGCGGTATCTGGCAGAACGGCATGCTGGCGCGACACGCCGACATCACGGCAACGCCAGGGGCGACCAGGTCCGGATAGGTGTCGACGCGACCGAACTGACCTACGCCGCTGTTGAGGTACACGGGCGCTTCTCGGTCGGCCACACCGTTGTCGTCGGTGAACCCGACTGTGAGAATGCCGTTGCGCGGGTCCAAACCGAAACCATTGCTGCGGTTCACGGGCCCTCCATCACCGGAGTCCCCGTTCGCCCAAACGCTGACGACACCCGCGGCGAGCAACGCGTCTTGGATCTTCGAGGTCGCGCGCGTCGGGTCGAACTCGTTGTTCGCGCTGCCTGGTAGCCCCACTGCATCGGCGACGCCGTAGCTGTTGTTGACGACGCGAATCGGCGGACACGACTCGCCGTGGTACCAGCTGCCATCGCTGCGCTGGCACGGATCGGCGTGGTGCTCGAGCACCCAGTACAGCGCGGCATCGGATCCGTACACGCTGAGTGCGGCGGAGATCGAAAGCATCACCAACTTCGCGCCCGGCGCCTCGCCCTGTATCGCCCGGCCGCGGAACGTCACGCGGTTGCCGGCGGCGATCCCTGAGACATGCGTTCCGTGGCCGCCGATGGCGGTGGTGTCGCTGTTCAGGCCGTGCATGTCAAGCCACTGCGCGTCGTGGAAGTACGCGCCCGATGGGAGAAACTCCTGCGCGTTGTCCCCCACGAAACGCAAGTTGCGCGCGACGCGGCCTCGCAACATCGGATGGGACGGGTCGAGGCCGGAATCGATGATCGCGATCGTCACGCCGCGGCCGTCGACGACACGACCCGCGGCATCGTGGAACACCGTCGGGTGATCCTGGACGAAGTGGGCGTTGGTGGTTACCGGAGCCGTCGTGCTGAGCACGCGGAGGGGCGCGTCGCCCTCGACGCGGTCGACCGTCCTGTCGCGACTCAGCCGCTGGAGCGCGGCCCCGTTCCCGCGGGCGACCGCCACGCCCACACGATCGAAGCGGTCGATCACGCGCATGCCGGCGCGCTCGGACGCGCGCAGGGCCACGGCGATCGATCGCGCGTGGACCATGACAATCGCGCTGTGGACTCGGTCCGCGAGTTGCGCACGAGCGACGGCATCAAGTGCGGGCCGCGCGGGCGGTGAATCAGCTTGCGCTGTGCGGGCGACGAGCACGGAGGCGACGACGACGACGAGCGTCATCACTAGAGCCCTTCCACGCCCCATGCGAGCGGGAAGGGTACCGTGTCGGTCACAAATGGACGATTTCCTGAACCGCAAAGCACTGATCCAGGTCCTGGGCGCCGTCGCCTACGGCGAACTGAAGGCGTACGAGGGCGCGAAGGCGGACGCCGCGGCGGCCGCCAACGACGCCGACCGGCGCCACTTCAAAAAGGTCGCTGCCGAGGAACTGCGCCACCACAAGGGTTTCGTGGCGCGCCTCGAGGCCATGGGCGCCGACCCCGAGCGCGCGATGCGGCCGTTCCGCACCGCGCTCGACCGCTACCACTCGACGTCCCCGGACGGCGACGTCGAGAACGCGGTCGGCGCGTACCTCGGCGAAGGCATCGCGGATGACCTGCTGCAGTGGTTGCGCACCGTGGTCGACACCGACACCGCGGCGTTCATCGACACCGTCATCGCCGACGAAGTGGAGCACGAAGGCCACGCCGCCGCGTCGCTGCGCGCCGTCATGACCACGACTCCGCGCGGCAAGAAGCGCGCCGCGGCCGGCGCGCAACAGATGGCGCTGCACATGTTGTGGAGCGGGCGCGGGACCGCCGCTCTCCCGCTCGCCGCGTTCGTACGCCTCGGGAACCCGCTCGGCCTGATCGGCGCGATCGCGGGCGGCCACGTGCGGCGCATGCAGGCGATCGGCCTGCGCCCGCTCGGGCTGTTCGCCTGAGCGGCTCAGTCGAGTTCGAGCGGCGGGCCGTACGTCAAGCGGTGCATGCGCCGGTTGAACTCGTGTTCGTCGATCTCGCCGAGGGCGAAGCGCCGTTCGAGGATCGCCTTCGGGTCGAGCGGGGGTGAGCGGCGCTCGAGCGCCGCGTGCCGGCGGTCGTTGAGCCACGCAATGGCGACGCCGGCGAAACCGAGCCCACCGACGAGGCCGACGACGACGAAGATGGCCGCGATCGCATCCTCCACGGGACGAACGTTACCGGTGCCCGCGGTTAACGTCCCTCGCGATGACCGTCACTGAAAACCCCCCGGCGAAGGCCGAGCGCTGGACCGCGCAGTGGAAAGAGTTGTACTCCGAAGTCGTCACTTCGGGGCTCTGCACCGGCTGTTCGGGGTGCGTCGTCGCGTGCCCGCACGACGTGCTCGGCTACAACGACGACGAGGGCGTCTACAAGCCGTTCCACCTCGAAGAGGACCTCGGCCCGGCCAACTGCGGCCACGGTGAACGTGGCTGCACGTCGTGCACGCGTGCCTGCCCCCGCTTTCGTACGTGGGAGACCGAAATCGACAACTTCATGTTCGAGCGGTCGCGCACGATCGACGAGATCTACGGCATCAGCAAGGACATCATCCTCGCCCGCGCCTCCGACGACATGGTGCACAAGATGGGCCAGGACGGCGGCGTCGTCTCCGCAATGCTCATCTGGTGCCTGGAGAAGGGCTACATCGACGCTGCGCTGGTGAGCTACCTCGAAGGCGACGGCTCTACGTGGAAAGCCATACCTGGTGTCGCTCGCACCAAGGAGGAGGTGCTGGCCGCCGCCGGCAGTCGCTACACCTATTCCGCCACCCCGATGGGGTACGCAGAGGCAGTTGCGGGTGGCGCAGAGAAGCTCGCGCTCGTGGGCATGGGTTGCCAGACATCAAGCCCTCCCGCGATGAAAGCCCGCAAGGCCGGCAAGCCGGCGCGGCGCTTCGCCCTCAACATCGGCCTGCTGTGTTCCAAGACCTTCGACGACGCCATCTTCGAAGAACTCTTCGAGGCCAAGTACGGCCTGAAGAAGCAGGACATGGTGAAGATGAACATCAAGGGCGTCTTCCAGATCTGGATGAAGAACGGCGACTACCACGAGATCAACCTCAAGGAGTGCCACGCCTGGACGCGTGAAGGCTGCAAGACGTGTCCCGACTTCGCGGCGGAGCACGCCGACGTGTCGACGGGCGGCATCGGCGAGTACAACGACTGGACCCTCACGATCGTCCGCACCGACATCGGCCGCGAGATCATCGTGAAGATGCTCGAGGACGGTTCGCTGATCGGTCGTCCCGGCGACGACGACCCGGGGGCGATCACGCTGCTGCGCAAGCTCTCGCGCGTGTCGCGCAACCGCTGGCCCGACACCGCCGTGCCGGCACCGAAGGTCATGCACCCGCCGAAGAAGAAGGCAGCGCCGACCGAGCCAGCTCCGGCCACGTGAGGCCGTAGGTCTCGAGCATTCGTTCCTCGAGACGCAGCGACTCAACCTGGTTGGCGATGTCTTCCCACGACGCCGACGCGCGATTGCGCCGGCGGCTGCTGAAGACGGCGATGCCGGCGTAGGTCACCACCGAGAGCACCGCCAGCGGACCGACGTGTGACGCCGCGTGCGCCGCACTGACCATTCCGTCGATGCGACCGAGGACGAGGACCATTACGAGGACCCGCACCGCGGTCCCGGCGAGGTCCGCAACCGCAACCGTGCGGCGGCGCACGCCTCCGGCGCCGGCGGCGAGCAGCGAGTGCGACACCGGCCAGGCAGCGACCGCGATCACGAACCCGACCCCCGGCACGGCGTCGACGAACCGGCGGAGCTGGCGTCCGACGCGTCCGACGACACCGTGCGACGTGGGCCCGACCGGCACCCGGCGTCCGAGTTCGAAGTGCACCGGGTCGGTGAGACACAGCCGCAACGTCAGCAACGGCACGAGGAGCCACGCCGGCACGCCGCGCGCCACGGCGACGACGTACATCGAACGCGGGCTGAGCGCGACGAGCGCCAGCGGCGCGTGGGGCAGCAACAGCGGCGACAAGCCGTCGGCCAACAACGACATGGCGGACACAACACTGATCGTCCCGAGCAGCCGTGATGTCGTCACGTGCTCGATGAATCGGCGGTCCAGCTTCCGTCGGCTCACGTTCTTCCAGGGTGACCGCACCGAGCGACGGTGCGTTTGCGGCGCGGTTACGCGCCGGCGAACACGAGATGTTCGTTCAGGCGGCGGACCACGCGGGCCACATCGCGTGCGTCACGAGCACGCGTGTCGTGTGGACAGGTGACTCGGTGTCGACGATCAGCATCCGGTGCTCCGAGTCGGTGACGATCAGGTGGATCCCATCCGGCGACCACACTGCTTCCTCGAGCCAGTAGTCGCGGGGCCCGACCGGGCGCAGGACCGTCCGCGTCACGCCCGCGCTGGACCGCAGCACCACGCGGGGCGCGCCGTGGCGGCCCTGGATCTCGACGACGGTGCCGTCGGCGCGACGCATGCTCGGTGGGATGTCCTTGTACTCGTCGCTCACCGATGCGCGGTTCAACACGCGGCCAGTTGCGCCATCGACAGTGATGACTTGGGAGCCCGACTGCTCGGTCCACGAGTGCACGAGGACGTTGCCGCCGTCCCAGGACAAACCCATCGGGCCGTGGTCGAGATGCGCGTCGCAGTACAACTTCTTCGCCGCGGCGGTGCCACTCGCCGCCATCACGTAGACACACGGCTTGTTCCCGTCGCGCACGAAGGCGACGGATCCGACGAGTGAGGGATCCGGGGTTTGCTGCAACGAGGGGTACGCGGGCGCAGGACGGACGTCAGTGAAGCCGACCGTCACCGCGACGACGACTGCCACCGCGGCGAGCAACCCCGCGCCAATGCTGCGCTGCGACAGGTGCGCCAGCTTCGGTGGCGCGGAACGAATCTCGGGCGCAAGGCGAGACGCCACAACGGCGGCACCGATCAAGGACAACCCGACGAGGAACAGGATCAACGGCGCGCCCAGCGAGTCTCCGAAGTGGCGGGTGATCGCCGTCGGAACGGCCTGGAAGATGCCGAGGACGCCGACCCACAGCAAAACCATCGACCGCGTCGGGACGCTGGCCGCGAGAAACGCGACCACGGTCGCGACCGCCAGGATGTCGCCCCACCGACCGTCGGCCCCGACGGCGCCGCCGGCGCCGATCGCCACGAGCGCGCCCACGACGTAGGCCACCGGCGCGGGCGACACCACGCCCATCCACGCCAGGACGATCCACGACACGCCAACGGCCCACAGCGCGATCCCGACGAACAACGCCCCCACGTGCTCGACGTGGCCGGCCACGCTGGCAACGCTCAGGGCGAGCGCGGCGAACGTGGCCACGTGCTGGAGCGGCGCGGCACGCCAGCGCCACAATGCGCCGGCAACAACGAGCGACACCACGCCGATGGCGGTTGCAACGTCGGCGCCCTCGAGGTTGACGACGTCGGTCGCGAAGATGCCGACCCAGAACGCGACACAGCCCATGGCCAGGAGCCACAGGAAGCTGCCGAGGTTCGCGAGCGCCGGTTCCTCGTCACGGCGCACGACACGTCCGACGACCACCAGCAGCACCGCCACCGCGCCCACGAGACCAAGCCGCGCCGCAGTCGGCATGTCGTCCCAGAACCGAGACGTCGCGACGATGCCGGCGATGACGGCGAGCGCACCGCCGAGAAACCCGATGGCCTGGGCAACGAGCGGGATGCGACCACGGGGAACCGCCGCCACTTCCTGCTCGATGTTTCGGATCGCGTCTGCCTGCTCACGAGAGATCGCGCCGCGGGCGGTCCAGCGCGCCAGTTCCTCTTCCAACTGAGCGTGTGATCGTTCGTCCACGGAAGCAAGGCGCTTCACACTCGTCACCTCGCAAGCCTCGGTGCTCCGCTCCGTCCGTGCCAGGGCCGATCGGCTCTAACCGCACGTACACGCGGCAGGGTCGTGATACGCCGACCAGCGCTAAGGTCCGCGCGTCAGATAGTGATCGGAAGGACATCTCGTAATGGCACGTGAAGCCGTCATCGTTTCCTACGCCCGCACCGGGCTCGCCAAGTCGCACCGGGGCGGCTTCAACAACACGCCGGCCATGTCGATGGCGGCCCACGCCATCAAGCACGCGGTCGAGAAGTCGGGCGTCGACCCGGCCGAGGTCGAGGACGTCACGCTCGGTAACGGCGCCCACGGCGCGGGCAACCTCGGCCGCCTCGCCGGCCTGCTGGCGGGCTTGCCCGTCACCACCGGCGGCAACACGATCCAGCGCCACTGCTCGTCGGGCCTCAACGCCATCGCGTCGGCGGCGAACTATGTCAAGAACGACGGCGCCAACATCGTCGTCGGCGCCGGTGTCGAGGCCATCTCACAACCCGGCGGCGGCATCGGCGGCGTCGACCCGAAGCTGATCGAGGAGTACCCGGCGATCTTCATGGCGATGATCGACACCGCCGACATCGTGGCCGAGCGCTACGGCGTCACCCGTGAAGCCCAGGACGAGTACTCCCTCCAGAGCCAGCAGCGCACCGCGGCCGCCCAGGCCGCCGATCTGTTCAAGGACGAAATCGTCCCGATGAAGACCCAGATGAAGGTGGTCAACAAGGAGACGAAGGAAGAGTCGATCGTCGACTACGTCGTGGATCGCGACGAGTGCAACCGCCCGAACACGACCCTCGAAAGTCTTGCGGCGCTGCCGCCGGTCAAGGGGCCGGGCAAGTTCATCACCGCCGGCAACGCGTCGCAGCTCTCCGACGGCGCGGCGGCCGTCGTGATCATGAGCTCCGACGAAGCGGAGCGCCGCAACCTGTCGCCGCTCGGCGCGTTCAAGGGCTGGGCTGTCGCCGGTTGCGAGCCCGACGAGATGGGCATCGGCCCCGTGTTCGCCGTCCCGCGTCTGCTCGAGCGCCACGGCCTGAAGATCGACGACATCGACCTGTGGGAGCTGAACGAAGCGTTCGCGTCGCAGTGCCTCTACAGCCGCGACCGGCTCGGCATCGATCCCGAGAAGTACAACGTCAACGGCGGCTCGATCTCGATCGGCCACCCCTTCGGCATGACGGGTGCCCGCTGCACCGGTCACCTGTTGCAGGAAGGCCAGCGCCGCGGCGCCAAGTGGGGCGTGGTGACGATGTGCATCGGCGGCGGTCAGGGTGCCGCCGGCCTCTTCGAGATCTACTCGTAAGCCTTCGCACTCCGAACCGGTACGTTGTGGTTACGGCAGCAACTTCCGGATCTGGTCCAAGTGGGCACGGTCGTGACCGATCAAGGTCTCGACCGTGCCCTTGATCGTTGTCAGGCCTTGTTCCTCGTGCGTGCCCACGCGGTCCCACTCGTCGGTCTCGAGTGACTCGTAAAGGCGCAGGTTCGCCTCGCGCAGCATGCGGAAGCGGCCGATCGAGCCGGCGACCGACTCGTCGCACATCGTGAGCCGATCGGCCCACGCATCCTGGTCGTAGGCCGCGAGCGACGGGTTGTCGTCGGTCAGCATCATGCGAATGCGCACGCTGTAGACCATCTCGGCGTCGGCCATGTGTGCCGCCACCTGCGCCGCGCTCCACTCGCCGCGCTGGGGCACGTGGTTCAGGTCGCGGGCATTGCGATTCGACGTAAGCGCCACGAGATCGGCGACGGTCGATCGCAGCGCGTCGAGGGAAGGTCCGGGTGTCACTGAAGGCGAGCGTAGCGAGCCGACCCAAAGGTGCGGGTGGGCGGGCGGGTACGCAGGCTAGACAACGGGTACTCCCCTGCCGTGCTTGCCGAATCGATGGTCGACGTCGAGGTGGCGCGCGGCTTCCACGTCGCCGCCGATCTCGCAGTGCCCGAAGACGCCCGCGGCGTCGTCGCCTTCGTGACCCGTGGCGTGGCGTTGGCCGCCGCGTGCAACGAGCGCGGCTTCGCCACCGTGCAGATGGATCTGGGAGTGTCCGCAGTCGACGTGGAGAACAACGCCACAACCTTCGCCAACGTTGTCACCGCCATCGTCCGCGAAGCGATGCTGTTCGATCGTCCCATCGGGTACTTCGGTGCCGGTCTCGACGGCGTCGCCGCCCTCGTCGCCGCGTCGCTGCACACCAACGAGGTCGCGGCCGTGGTGACGCTCGACGCCCCGCTCGACGTTGCCGGCACGCACCTAACCGGCGTGCGCGCCGCGTCGCTATTCCTCGTCAGCGACGAGACGCTGACGGCGGCGACGCAGGACGCGTTGCCCGCGCTGCCCGGCGGCTCGACACTGGTGCAGCACGCCGCCGACGTCACCAGCGCCGCGGTCGACTGGTTCGACCAGTACCTGCGCGGCGTCATGCGCGGCGCGCGCCGGGAGTTGTGGCGCTCGGCCTAGGCACTAAACAGTCGCGGTGCGCCCGTGGACCGACCACCTTCCTGCCGGCCTGAGTCCTGAAGACGTTCACCTCGGCGCCGCCGGCTCCCTCGTCGCCGCCTGGGAGCAGCGCTGGGCCGCCGATCCATCAAAGGTCGTGCTCGTCGATACGACCGGCGCCCCGCGGCGCGCCGACGAACTCGAAGCGGCAACCGCCAACGCGGCGGGCCGTTTCGCCGCCGCGGGCGTCGGGCACGGCGACCGCGTCGCGATAAGCGCCGCGACCTCCTACGAGTTCGTCGTCGCCTACATCGGCCTGCTGCGCCTCGGCGCGACGGCGTTGCCGATGAACACGGCATACCGGGAGCCCGAGATCGCCCACATCGCCCGCGACGCGGCGATCACCGCCGCCGTCGTCGACGACGCCGAGCGGGCCGAGTGGATCCGCGCCGCGGCACCCACCGCGATCGTCACCAGCCCGTCGCTCGACCAGTTGCCGCCGTCCGCCGACGTCGCTTTGCCGGCACCCACCGGCGACGACGCCGCGCTGCTCGTCTACACGTCGGGGACGACCGGCGCGCCGAAGGGCGCGTTGCTGAGCCACCGCAACCTGCTCGTGTCGAGCGAGGCGGTCGCACTGGCGTGGCGCTGGACAGCGGAAGACCGTCTGGTGCTGACGCTGCCGCTGTTCCACCTCCACGGCCTCGGTGTCGGACTGCACGGCACGCTGACGACGGGCGCCACCGCGCTGCTGTATCCCGGTTTCGATCCGAACACGGTGTTCAGCGCCGTCGACACCGGCGCCACGATGTTCTTTGGCGTGCCGACCATGTGGCACCGCCTCGTGGCGGCGCCGGGCGCGACGGCGCTGCGCGGCCTGCGCCTGGGCGTTTCCGGGTCGGCACCCCTGCCTGCCGACCTCCACGCCGCCATTGCGGCTATCGCGGGCGCGGCCCCGATCGAGCGCTACGGGCTGACCGAAACGGTGATGCTGACGTCGAACCCGTACGACGGCGAGCGGCGCGGCGGCTCGGTCGGCTTTCCGTTCCCGCTCGTCGAGGTCCGGCTCGCGGCCGATGGGGAGATCGAGGCAAAGGCGCCGAACGTGTTCGGGGGCTACTGGCAGCGACCCGACGCCAACGCCGAGTCGTTCGTCGACGGCTGGTTCCGCACCGGCGACCTCGGCGCCGAAGACGGCGACGGCTACTTGCACATCGTCGGGCGCAAGAAGGAGCTCATCATCACCGGTGGTTTCAACGTGTACCCCCGCGAGGTCGAAGAAGCGATCGCCCTGCATCCCGCAGTCGCGGAGGCCGCGGTGGTCGGCGCGCCCGACGCGGAATGGGGCGAGCGCGTGTGCGCGTTCGTCGTCCTCGGCGACGACGTCAGCGACGCCGAGCTCGACGAGTGGTGCGCGGCGCGCTTGGCGCCCTACAAGCGGCCGCGGCGCTACGAACGCGTCGCCGCGCTGCCGCGCAACGCGCTGGGCAAGATCGTGCGCGGCGAACTGACGAAGCGCCTCACGTAACGAGGGCGACCGCGCGCCTGAACACCGCGTCGAGCATGTCCGGGGTCAGCTTGCCGGTGAAGGTGTTCTGCTGACTTGGATGGAACGAGCACACGATGGTGCGGCCGTCGGGCGCGGCCGCTTCGACGCCGTGACCGAAGCGTGGCCGCGGCCGCACCCCGAGGATGCGGCACACGGCGTCGTAGCCGTACTGGCCGAGCGGAACGACCACGCGCACGCGGTCGAGCAACGCCAGCTCGCGCACGAGGTAGGGCTCGCAGGTGTCACGTTCTTCGGTCGTCGGCTTGTTCGCCGGCGGCGCGCACCGCACTACGGCGGCCACGTAGGCGTCGTGCAGTGCGAGCCCGTCATCGCGCCACACGCTCGTAGGCTGATTCGCCAATCCACAGCGGTACATCGAGGCGAACAAGAAGTCGCCCGAACGGTCGCCGGTGAACACCCGGCCCGTGCGGTTCCCGCCGTGGGCGGCTGGGGCGAGGCCGACGACGAGGATGCGCGCCTGCGGGTCGCCGAAGCCGGGCACCGGACGCGCCCAGTATTGGTCGGCGGCGTAGGACGCCCGCTTCTCGACTGCCACCTGCTCGCGCCAGGCGACGAGACGCGGGCACTTGCGACAGTGCACGATCTCGTCGCACAGCCCCGTCAGTTGGGCCGTCAAATCACTCACGGCGGGAAGGCTACGGTGCCCCCGACATGCCAACGCCGCCCGCGCCCACCGTCGTGATTTTCGTCCGCCACGGCCAGACCCCGTCCACCGGCAAGGTCCTGCCCGGTCGCGCCGCCGGCCTGGCCCTGGCCGAAAAGGGCCAAGCGCAGGCGCAGGCCGTCGCCGACCACTTGCGCGAGTCCAAGAACGTCGCCGCCGTG encodes:
- a CDS encoding S8 family serine peptidase codes for the protein MTLVVVVASVLVARTAQADSPPARPALDAVARAQLADRVHSAIVMVHARSIAVALRASERAGMRVIDRFDRVGVAVARGNGAALQRLSRDRTVDRVEGDAPLRVLSTTAPVTTNAHFVQDHPTVFHDAAGRVVDGRGVTIAIIDSGLDPSHPMLRGRVARNLRFVGDNAQEFLPSGAYFHDAQWLDMHGLNSDTTAIGGHGTHVSGIAAGNRVTFRGRAIQGEAPGAKLVMLSISAALSVYGSDAALYWVLEHHADPCQRSDGSWYHGESCPPIRVVNNSYGVADAVGLPGSANNEFDPTRATSKIQDALLAAGVVSVWANGDSGDGGPVNRSNGFGLDPRNGILTVGFTDDNGVADREAPVYLNSGVGQFGRVDTYPDLVAPGVAVMSACRASMPFCQIPLDGDIGRIEGNERALASSLNYRTLSGSSMAAPAVAGTVALMLQANPRLTPAQIELILENTAHRFANRRGYEADRPGRNPQTPTSFDAGHGLVDAAAALEHVLGVAASAPPTCGPGQPVLVDRWGDADLVESFSTPVPSAADIDILSLTLSWRAGVLSAALHVTNLSADPVGDGFGPVYSVQFDHGGHTYWLRADRIGGYHAELRDGTTNAVVGATTVVYDTRSNEVRWTARPTAALGFADGDVLSAIGVRGERILLPTQLEGSAVTDPTDYGTTNCLYALGGAAFAPPPVTARPEAVAGVVAPGAAFERTRKLELSADEPLPDDQCLLPSTACDAYRVRVSTDGVLTLEVSLAATSPTRNNVDLWIRGPDGQAWRANGPTGVESVAVAHAAAGTYTVVVELQRAHPPGTVRLRAALA
- a CDS encoding ferritin-like domain-containing protein encodes the protein MDDFLNRKALIQVLGAVAYGELKAYEGAKADAAAAANDADRRHFKKVAAEELRHHKGFVARLEAMGADPERAMRPFRTALDRYHSTSPDGDVENAVGAYLGEGIADDLLQWLRTVVDTDTAAFIDTVIADEVEHEGHAAASLRAVMTTTPRGKKRAAAGAQQMALHMLWSGRGTAALPLAAFVRLGNPLGLIGAIAGGHVRRMQAIGLRPLGLFA
- a CDS encoding Coenzyme F420 hydrogenase/dehydrogenase, beta subunit C-terminal domain — protein: MTVTENPPAKAERWTAQWKELYSEVVTSGLCTGCSGCVVACPHDVLGYNDDEGVYKPFHLEEDLGPANCGHGERGCTSCTRACPRFRTWETEIDNFMFERSRTIDEIYGISKDIILARASDDMVHKMGQDGGVVSAMLIWCLEKGYIDAALVSYLEGDGSTWKAIPGVARTKEEVLAAAGSRYTYSATPMGYAEAVAGGAEKLALVGMGCQTSSPPAMKARKAGKPARRFALNIGLLCSKTFDDAIFEELFEAKYGLKKQDMVKMNIKGVFQIWMKNGDYHEINLKECHAWTREGCKTCPDFAAEHADVSTGGIGEYNDWTLTIVRTDIGREIIVKMLEDGSLIGRPGDDDPGAITLLRKLSRVSRNRWPDTAVPAPKVMHPPKKKAAPTEPAPAT
- a CDS encoding DUF2157 domain-containing protein, translated to MDERSHAQLEEELARWTARGAISREQADAIRNIEQEVAAVPRGRIPLVAQAIGFLGGALAVIAGIVATSRFWDDMPTAARLGLVGAVAVLLVVVGRVVRRDEEPALANLGSFLWLLAMGCVAFWVGIFATDVVNLEGADVATAIGVVSLVVAGALWRWRAAPLQHVATFAALALSVASVAGHVEHVGALFVGIALWAVGVSWIVLAWMGVVSPAPVAYVVGALVAIGAGGAVGADGRWGDILAVATVVAFLAASVPTRSMVLLWVGVLGIFQAVPTAITRHFGDSLGAPLILFLVGLSLIGAAVVASRLAPEIRSAPPKLAHLSQRSIGAGLLAAVAVVVAVTVGFTDVRPAPAYPSLQQTPDPSLVGSVAFVRDGNKPCVYVMAASGTAAAKKLYCDAHLDHGPMGLSWDGGNVLVHSWTEQSGSQVITVDGATGRVLNRASVSDEYKDIPPSMRRADGTVVEIQGRHGAPRVVLRSSAGVTRTVLRPVGPRDYWLEEAVWSPDGIHLIVTDSEHRMLIVDTESPVHTTRVLVTHAMWPAWSAA
- a CDS encoding acetyl-CoA C-acyltransferase, which gives rise to MAREAVIVSYARTGLAKSHRGGFNNTPAMSMAAHAIKHAVEKSGVDPAEVEDVTLGNGAHGAGNLGRLAGLLAGLPVTTGGNTIQRHCSSGLNAIASAANYVKNDGANIVVGAGVEAISQPGGGIGGVDPKLIEEYPAIFMAMIDTADIVAERYGVTREAQDEYSLQSQQRTAAAQAADLFKDEIVPMKTQMKVVNKETKEESIVDYVVDRDECNRPNTTLESLAALPPVKGPGKFITAGNASQLSDGAAAVVIMSSDEAERRNLSPLGAFKGWAVAGCEPDEMGIGPVFAVPRLLERHGLKIDDIDLWELNEAFASQCLYSRDRLGIDPEKYNVNGGSISIGHPFGMTGARCTGHLLQEGQRRGAKWGVVTMCIGGGQGAAGLFEIYS
- a CDS encoding DinB family protein, with protein sequence MTPGPSLDALRSTVADLVALTSNRNARDLNHVPQRGEWSAAQVAAHMADAEMVYSVRIRMMLTDDNPSLAAYDQDAWADRLTMCDESVAGSIGRFRMLREANLRLYESLETDEWDRVGTHEEQGLTTIKGTVETLIGHDRAHLDQIRKLLP
- a CDS encoding AMP-binding protein, producing the protein MRPWTDHLPAGLSPEDVHLGAAGSLVAAWEQRWAADPSKVVLVDTTGAPRRADELEAATANAAGRFAAAGVGHGDRVAISAATSYEFVVAYIGLLRLGATALPMNTAYREPEIAHIARDAAITAAVVDDAERAEWIRAAAPTAIVTSPSLDQLPPSADVALPAPTGDDAALLVYTSGTTGAPKGALLSHRNLLVSSEAVALAWRWTAEDRLVLTLPLFHLHGLGVGLHGTLTTGATALLYPGFDPNTVFSAVDTGATMFFGVPTMWHRLVAAPGATALRGLRLGVSGSAPLPADLHAAIAAIAGAAPIERYGLTETVMLTSNPYDGERRGGSVGFPFPLVEVRLAADGEIEAKAPNVFGGYWQRPDANAESFVDGWFRTGDLGAEDGDGYLHIVGRKKELIITGGFNVYPREVEEAIALHPAVAEAAVVGAPDAEWGERVCAFVVLGDDVSDAELDEWCAARLAPYKRPRRYERVAALPRNALGKIVRGELTKRLT
- a CDS encoding uracil-DNA glycosylase gives rise to the protein MSDLTAQLTGLCDEIVHCRKCPRLVAWREQVAVEKRASYAADQYWARPVPGFGDPQARILVVGLAPAAHGGNRTGRVFTGDRSGDFLFASMYRCGLANQPTSVWRDDGLALHDAYVAAVVRCAPPANKPTTEERDTCEPYLVRELALLDRVRVVVPLGQYGYDAVCRILGVRPRPRFGHGVEAAAPDGRTIVCSFHPSQQNTFTGKLTPDMLDAVFRRAVALVT